From the genome of candidate division WOR-3 bacterium:
AATTGCCGCACTTGTCATTCCCGTTAATATTGCCAACGGAAAATTCCAAGGTGGAATTACTGCGCCCACTCCTAAAGGAATATAACGGATTTCGTTCATTTCACCAGGTAATGGTATCAATTCGTGTTCTCCTTGGTATCGCAAAATTTCTCGGGCATAAAATTCTAAAAAATCAATCGCTTCACACACATCGGCATCGGCTTCTAACCAGTTCTTACCAACTTCCAAAATAATTGTCGCATCTAATTCAAACCTTCTTTTCCTCATTATATTTGCTGCCCGTAATAAAATGCTTGCCCTTTCTTCCTTTGGTAAAGAAGAGAAAATAGGAAAAACTTGCCAAGATGTTTCAATTGCCTTATCAATATCTTCTTTATCAGCCTTGGAAAAATAGCCTAAAACTTCTTTTGGATTAGATGGATTTATTGACTTAAACTTCTTTTCTTTAAAGATTTTTTTGCCATTAATAATTAATGGATATTCTTTTTCCAACTCTTGTTTTACTTTGCTTAAAGCATTCTCCATTTCCTTTCTATTTTTCTCAATTGAGAAGTCCAAATAACTTTCATTTCTAAAAGGTGGCAACATAAAACCTCCTTTTTAAATATTTAATTTATTTTTAATTTCCCAAATATCCGGATTGATTGTAAATTTTCTTTAATTTTTTTCAAATCTTCAAAGGTCTCGACTAAAATAATATAAACAATCCCACTGCCAACCAAACCAATTATCAAGAAAAGATTAAAGGTAAGAGAGAATCGGATAGGAGCTAAAAAAATAAAGCCAATTACCAAACTAATATAACCCAATATTCTTACTCCTTTATTCATAAATCCTTCTTTTAAAGATTAAAATAATAACAATTTTTAAGAAAAAATTCAAATTATTGACATTAGAAAAGAATAAAATTATTTATTACTTTCTATATTTTGTAAAATCTTTTTTATCTCTTCCTTTGTTGGCACCTTTCCCGAGATAACAACTTTATCATTAACAATTACTGCTGGCGTCAACATTACACCAAATTTGGCAAATTCTTTAATATCATAAAGATGGGTAATTTCACAAGCAATTCCCAATTCAGCGCAGGCATCTCTTACATTCTTTTCGGTTGCCTGACATCTTGGGCAACCAGGTCCAGCAATGATGATTTTCATAATTACCTCCTTTTTAAAAATTAAGCTTTCCAGAAAAGATAAAAGCCAGCCAAAATTATAAAAATACCGCAAATCTTTTTTAAATACGAAACTCCTTTTGATTTATAATTCCAATTAAGATAGTTTTGAACAAGTTTAATTGATGTGCCAGCAACAGTGATTATTAAACAATGGCCAATAGCATAAAAAAGAATGAGAAAAAGGGCGAAAAAAAATTGTTTAGTGCTGATTTTAAAAATCATTGCCAACATTGGAGCCATATAGGCGAAAGTGCAGGGTCCTAAAGCAATACCAAAAAGAATTCCTAAAATAAAAGCACCTATCTCTCCTTTCTTTTTAAACCTCACCGCTTTGGGATTTAAAAAAGAGATATTGATTATTTCTAAAAGATAAAGGCCGAAAATAAAAAAGATAATTCCTACTAAATAATTACCCCATTTACCAATATCACCAAGGATTCTTCCTAAAAGGCCGGTAATTATTCCGATAGAGGCAATTGTTATTAATATTCCAAAAGAAAAAAGTAGAGAAAAAATGAAAGCCCTTTTTACTGAAATAGTTTCTTGGCCACTAATATAACCAATAATTAAGGGAATGCTTGCCAAATGGCAAGGGCTTAATAGAATACTTAAAACTCCCCAAAAGAAAGAAGCAACTATCGCAAGAATGGAGGAGGACTGATAGGCATTATTTAACCATTCCAAAATTGATTTTAACATTATTCGCAACCTAATTCTTTTAATTTTTTAATAATTTCTTCTTTTGGCAAAAAGCCCTCGTGTCGCCAGTATTCATTGCCGTTTTTGTCAAAAAAGATTTGCGTTGGGATTACTTTTATTTTATACTTATAAGCCAAATCCCGATATTCAGAAATTTCTAAAATAATAATGTTTGCTTTATCCTTGTATTCTTTTTTCAATTCTTCCAAAATTGGTAACATCATCTTGCAGGGCATACAATAACCAGCGCCAAAATCAACAACTGTCGGTTTCTTGCTTTTTAATGCCTTTTCTAAAGGATTTTTGGGTTTTAGCCTTTCTTGTTGTTTAATCCATTCTTCATTTCTTATTATTTTGCCTTTATTTTTTAACTCTTCAATAAATCTGTCAATTTTCTCTTTTCTTTTCTCTTCTTTTAGATATTCTTTTATTTTTTCTTTTATTTCGGAAAAGTTACCGCTAATCTCATCCTTATGGGATTGGTAGAATTCTTCTGCTTCTTTATCAGAGACTTCAAGATCTTTACCGAGTTCATTAAGCAATCCCTGGATTGCTAAATCCTTTTTCTTTTCTATATCCTTTTCGATAATTTGGGAAGCAATTCCCATTCTTTCTGCTTCTTGATATAAAAGTTCACGAACAATTAATTCTTCTAAAAAAGATAATTTATCATTTTTATAGATTTCTTTATATTGTTCAGGAAGCAATTGAAGGATTTTCTCTAAATATTCTTTAGTTATCTTAAAGTTATTCACAATTGCTAAATAATCTTTTTCTGTTTTTTCTTGAGGACTTTTAAAAAGGGTTTCTTTTTCGGTAGTTACGGAAAGGGTTTCCGAGAGAGGTTTTTCAGTTATTTGGGCTGTTTTTTCTTCTACTTT
Proteins encoded in this window:
- a CDS encoding thioredoxin family protein, whose product is MKIIIAGPGCPRCQATEKNVRDACAELGIACEITHLYDIKEFAKFGVMLTPAVIVNDKVVISGKVPTKEEIKKILQNIESNK
- a CDS encoding cytochrome c biogenesis protein CcdA, whose amino-acid sequence is MLKSILEWLNNAYQSSSILAIVASFFWGVLSILLSPCHLASIPLIIGYISGQETISVKRAFIFSLLFSFGILITIASIGIITGLLGRILGDIGKWGNYLVGIIFFIFGLYLLEIINISFLNPKAVRFKKKGEIGAFILGILFGIALGPCTFAYMAPMLAMIFKISTKQFFFALFLILFYAIGHCLIITVAGTSIKLVQNYLNWNYKSKGVSYLKKICGIFIILAGFYLFWKA
- a CDS encoding thioredoxin domain-containing protein produces the protein MKNKGRFLVIIGLTILIILTIFLKRKTETSPIKKVEEKTAQITEKPLSETLSVTTEKETLFKSPQEKTEKDYLAIVNNFKITKEYLEKILQLLPEQYKEIYKNDKLSFLEELIVRELLYQEAERMGIASQIIEKDIEKKKDLAIQGLLNELGKDLEVSDKEAEEFYQSHKDEISGNFSEIKEKIKEYLKEEKRKEKIDRFIEELKNKGKIIRNEEWIKQQERLKPKNPLEKALKSKKPTVVDFGAGYCMPCKMMLPILEELKKEYKDKANIIILEISEYRDLAYKYKIKVIPTQIFFDKNGNEYWRHEGFLPKEEIIKKLKELGCE